Proteins co-encoded in one Ralstonia sp. RRA genomic window:
- the smpB gene encoding SsrA-binding protein SmpB: protein MTIADNKKAFFDYFIEERYEAGIVLEGWEVKAIRANRAQIKEGYVVIRNAELFLIGAHISALQSASTHVHPDPVRTRKLLLHAEEIKKLIGKVEQRGYTLVPLNLHYTRGRVKCEIGLAKGKKQFDKRETEKNRDWQREKARLMREKA, encoded by the coding sequence ATGACCATCGCCGACAACAAGAAAGCCTTTTTCGATTACTTCATCGAAGAGCGCTACGAGGCGGGCATCGTACTCGAGGGCTGGGAGGTGAAGGCCATCCGCGCCAACCGCGCCCAGATCAAGGAAGGCTATGTCGTCATCCGCAATGCGGAGCTCTTCCTGATCGGCGCGCACATCAGCGCGCTGCAATCGGCCTCCACGCACGTCCATCCCGACCCCGTGCGCACCCGCAAACTGCTGCTGCACGCCGAAGAGATCAAGAAGCTGATCGGCAAGGTCGAGCAGCGCGGCTACACGCTCGTGCCGCTCAACCTGCACTACACGCGCGGCCGCGTGAAATGCGAAATCGGTCTCGCCAAGGGCAAGAAACAGTTCGACAAGCGCGAAACCGAGAAGAACCGCGACTGGCAGCGCGAGAAAGCGCGCCTCATGCGCGAGAAGGCCTAA